In Capsicum annuum cultivar UCD-10X-F1 chromosome 8, UCD10Xv1.1, whole genome shotgun sequence, the genomic window TGATAAATTTTTGTGGTTTGATTTTTATTCGATCGTGCTCATAGCAACACAGTTTAATGTATTGAACTGCCTCTTTGTATTAAATCAACCGGAATAAGTAAGATAAAATGGatagaatattaaaataaaataaaaagttaaacaagttttaatactttatttagattttaaaaaataagaataacggTACTAAAAGGACAATAATTCCTTCTATAACACACCAACTTTTGATTGTCAGTAACCACACTTGACACTTTACTCTTTTCACTTTCAAACCCTATACTCTGTTTTCCTCTCATGGCTTCCCTTCTGCTTCTTACACTCTTCCTCTGTTTCACCTTCACTTCAATACCATTTTTCTCGCCGGTTTATTCTGAACCGGCAGCTAAAACTTACATATTCCGAGTCGACAGTTTCTCTAAACCGGCGGTTTTCCCTACTCATTACCACTGGTACAGCTCTGAGTTCACTGAACCGGTGAACATCCTTCACGTTTATGACAATGTTTTTCATGGATTTTCAGCTTCTTTGAGTCCTTCTCAAGCTGCTTCAGTTCTTCAACATCCATCAATTCTTGCGAGTTTTGAGGATCGTAGAAGGCAACTTCATACTACAAGGTCACCGCAGTTTCTGGGCTTAAGAAACCAGAAGGGTTTATGGTCGGAATCGGATTATGGTTCTGATGttattgttggtgttcttgataCTGGGATTTGGCCGGAGCGTCGGAGTTTTTCCGATCTGAATCTGGGTCCTGTTCCTACACGTTGGAAGGGAGTTTGCGAAACTGGAGATAAGTTTACTGCTCAAAATTGTAATAGGAAGATTATTGGTGCTCGGTTTTTCTCTAAAGGTCATGAAGCTGCTCCTGGATTTGGTCCAATTGGTGGGGGAATTAATGATACCGTTGAGTTCCGATCTCCTAGGGATGCTGATGGTCATGGAACTCATACGGCTTCTACAGCTGCAGGAAGACATGCTTTTCGAGCTAGCATGTCTGGTTATGCATCGGGTATTGCTAAAGGTGTTGCCCCAAAAGCTCGATTAGCTGTTTATAAAGTTTGTTGGAAGAATTCTGGTTGCTTTGATTCTGATATACTTGCGGCGTTTGATGCTGCTGTTTCCGATGGAGTTGATGTCATTTCGATCTCAATTGGAGGCGGTGATGGAATCTCATCACCTTACTATCTCGATCCAATTGCTATCGGAGCTTATGGTGCTGTTTCTCGGGGTGTATTTGTGTCTTCCTCAGCTGGAAATGATGGACCTAATGGAATGTCAGTGACTAATTTAGCACCGTGGCTGACTACTGTCGGAGCTGGCACTATTGACAGGAATTTCCCTGCAGAGGTAATTCTTGGCGATGGACGGAAGCTTTCTGGTGTATCATTATACGCCGGAAAGCCACTTAGTGGGAAAATGTATCCCATAGTGTACCCTGGGAAATCAGGTGTGCTCTCTGCTTCTCTTTGTATGGAAAATTCACTTGATCCTCATTTAGTTAGAGGTAAGATAGTGATCTGTGATCGTGGTAGCAACCCTCGTGTTGCTAAGGGATTAGTTGTTAGTAAAGCTGGTGGTGTTGGAATGATCCTCACGAATGGAGTATCAAATGGTGAAGGTCTTGTTGGCGATGCTCATTTGATACCAACTTGTGCCATTGGTGCTAATGAAGGTGATGCAATTAAGGCATATATATCGAAGAATCCAACTGCATCGGCGACGCTCAATTTCCATGGGACTGTAATTGGAGTGAAACCAGCTCCAGTTGTGGCATCATTTTCAGGAAGAGGACCCAATGGTCTGAACCCCGAAATTCTAAAGCCGGACCTTATAGCCCCCGGGGTTAACATTTTAGCTGCATGGACTGATGCAGTAGGTCCAACTGGCTTAGATTTGGACAATCGAAAAGCAGAGTTCAATATTCTTTCAGGCACTTCAATGGCTTGCCCGCACGTTAGTGGTGCAGCGGCATTGCTCAAATCTGCTCACCCTGATTGGAGTCCAGCAGCAATAAGATCCGCAATGATGACCACAGCTAGCCTTGTCGACAACAGGTTGCAACCAATGACCGATGAAGCAACCGGAAAACCAGCTTCACCATACGATTATGGTGCAGGACACTTAAATCTTGATCTTGCATTAGACCCCGGGCTAGTATACGATCTAGCAAACCAAGACTACGTTAGCTTCTTATGTGCAATCGAATACGGCCCCAAGACAATTCAGGTGATCACTAAATCACCCGTAAATTGCCCAATGAGGAAGCCATTGCCGGAGAATCTGAACTACCCGTCAATAGCAGCACTATTTTCAACCGCATCAAAAGGAGTTTCTAGCAAGACATTTTTCAGAACAGTAACAAACGTTGGCGATGCAAACGGAGTGTATAGAGTGAAAATCGAGGCACCAAAAGGGGTGACTGTGAGTGTAAAGCCTGCGAAATTGGTGTTCACGGAGAAGGTGAGGAAATTGAGTTACTACGTAACTATAACGGTCGACAGTAAGAATTTGGTGTTGAACGATTCGGGTGCAGTATTCGGGTCACTTTCTTGGGTTGATGGAAAGCATGTGGTTCGGAGCCCCATTGTGGTGACCCAAATGAGTCCATTGTAAATAGTAAACTAATCTTGATCCTGTTGTTTTGATCGAGATTTATGGGTAATTAATGGTTAGATGTGCTTATCAAGAGCACATTAAACAAGTAGATCCTACACTTTTTAGAGTGGTTTTAAGCTTTTAACCTTAGTTTATTTTGGCTTTAGGAGGGGTTAGAGAAAAGCTAGGACCCAGAGTCAAAATATGGggttttgttttcaattttttactatttaagtttttgtagtttcttttcgttttttttttttttttgaggggggggggggggggtttcttCTCTATTAAGGAGCAACGGTGATTTCTTTTGACTTTCATTTTTGCTTTCCCAGTTGGCTGTAATGTTGATGAGTGCTATATATGATCTTATAGAAGTTAGATGGCAATATATATGATCAGTTTAGCTTTTATGAAAAGATCAATGTTCCCATAAATTTAGTTCAGTGAAGTAACGAGCCACATAGTTTAAAGGGCGATATAAAAGGAGGCTAATTCTGCAAATGCTCAGTATTATCTTGTTAGTTGAAAGAATCAATTGCTTAAAAGGAGGCCTGTGAAGATTGGGACAAAGATTGGGACAAAATGGGTGGACTAAGAATAGGAAAAAAAGGGGCCTGTGAAGGAAACATGTGGACCGTCCATAATTAATAGACATTGGACATCTTAGGCCGAGCTCAATTATTTGTTTCCCCTATaccttgaaataataaaataatggagatataTGTATGCTGAAATAGAGAGGAAAATATAGGTGAAATCAAATCTTGCACCTTTAAAAGATACTCCGTTCCATTaattgaatgatgattttttttttttttacattttattcatattaatgatattttgggtaTAGGAATCGATATTAGAATTATAATTGTTCATATTATACTATTAATTGTgggggtaaaataaaaaaaattaattaattttatcttaatttaataactgattaactaatatgaaatatttatttttaataaagtgaCAACTACTATCGGACGGAGGGAGTACACAAGATAACAACTTTAGCAGTATGCCAAAGTGTCATGTTTACAATAAGTAAAACTTACATCTTAAATTGTGCCCAATAATGTAACATTTATTTGAGAGGAAGATGTGCCACTCTCTGATTTACCTtcttttttcttgagaaaaacGTCATTGAGTATTTCATCATACATTACTGCTTAATATTATGACGAATTGTTTTATTGTGATTTACCAAGCATGTGAAAATTTGTTTTTCTGGACTGCTGCCTGAGCCGAAAGTTTTTTGGAGACAACTCTCTATCTTCACTAGTTGTTAAGCATAAATTATGCGTAACACTAGcttttgttgggttcaaaatcgagagggtaTCGCGCCGAAATTAATAGTTGCATACTATTGAGACGATAAATAggatgaaaagaaaaacatactaaaacatattattattgatgtaattcgatcaattggcctacatattaataacctaaacaaaaaatataaaaattatttgaaaaaacctTCCTTTAAAGGATGCAATTGTGTTATTACTTGAGAAAAGagatctcatatttatagaggatgCTATGATGACATGAGAAGAGAGATCATATTTATAGAAGGTGTTATTGTGTTATGACATAGAGGATGCTATTTGGTTATAACTTGAGAAGAGagatctcatatttatagagttacaaaactCTTCCTCGGAATAAATCTAATAGAAATGTAATAGAAAAGAGATTTATTAAGAAATCTTTTTCTAATTAAAACACAATTataaaagaatccaaataaggtaGGAAATTCAGGAAAAATACTAACAGCTTTTGAGAGAGTTCAAGAAAGAGTTGGTAAATTAATGCCGTACTGGAGTTAACTAATGAGATATATAATGCTTTGGAGTAATAATTAGTATTAATAGCTGATTTATGTCCTTGTTGTAGCTAAGAATATACAATTATTTATGGCAGTACCATGGGGTCAAGGGCAATATAAGCTGACGGCTTTAATAATTAAGCAAAACTTTACTTATTCTTAGGGTTAACTCTCGATACAGCCCTTCTCCCTCAGTAACGTGATTCTAAGTATGTTGATTAGTTCATCTAATTTTTGTTATAATTGCTCATAAATTgcttacttaaaaaaaaaaaaactcctaaaaaatctaCTCAAACAAAGTAATTATcaaaaagagaaaatggtcaaattagTTCTCTAagtatacaaaaaaaaatcaattttacgCCTCTATTTTATGTACTTTCCGCTCAAAACATATCCGTCACAGTACAAAATTTGGAAATACTTTTAGATGGTTgtcaattttcataaaataaaaatccaacatTTCTCCCAATACATTATGTTCGTCTTCTTTATATGTTCCTCGTTTTATTGCAAGCTTGTTTATTGTGATTcaatctaattaaaaaaaaatgagttaaataaataaaaacacagGGTTAGAAGAAGACAGCAAAGAATGGAGACACTATATAgtcaataacacaaacaaaaaaaatcaaaatgatataTATAGTAGTACATTCACAAACCATGcataaaaaaggaaattaaaaataCATTTTGTAATATTGAGTTTAATACATTATTTCAATGATCATAAACAATATAGCAATTTGGATATGCATGCCAACATATGCCCCGTCCTTTGCAGGTCTTCAAGTGAACAATGACATTTGAGGAATTTGAAGTTCTTCGACAAAGTTTTGCAACTATGTCAAAAACAAATGCCAAAAATATAAGCAACAAAGTAAAATTTGCTGAGTAGAAGAGTAAGAGGGGTGAAGGGAATAAACAATCTTTTAATATTGTGTTAAAGTAGCCTAGCCAATGTAAGAACTTGAATATGATAATGTTCATTCCCCATACAAACTTCCAATTGGATGATAAAATATCAGAAACTCTCCTACTTCTCATGGCTTTGATGATCAACTATAGACACTTTGAAACAacaaaagatattattttatattgtagTGAATTTGCCAAGAAATTAAGGTGCAATTTATAGAGGTAGATTCATGTTTGTATAGTTTATTTACCTAATTAGTTTGACAAAATAATTAAGTTGCTTCTAGGGTTCTCATGATTAATTATTAGCTGAATTGCCAACATTTTAGGGCAATAACAGGACCATCACTGTCAAATTAAATCCTACTGCATTTCTCCCTCTAATATATAAgttgaaaatctatttttcttttgtgatGTAGAATGAAATTATATAGGACAATTGGAGTATCATAGcgtgaaaataaaaatttgatggaGGTTGTTGACCTTATGATTATTTTTCtagggtagttttatatgatacTTAAGTTAAACTGAATGACTTTTTGATGATATATACTAGTAAATTAAACAAGTAATACCAAATACCAATTCAATCATTCCTAACTATCTTTTAGGCATGAGAAATGGGCTTCCAAGTATAACAGTCTCATGAGTTTTTTAGGGATTAAAAATCTGTTTTCTTTTAATATTCTATAATTACTTAAAAGTAAAACTCAGCTTCCATAGTGGATGGAGCTATAACAGACTGTTTCACACTCTTCCATGATATTGCTCCTCCAGCTAATAGAAACAAATATTCAAATGTGGATTTTCTTGTATCCACACAACCAGCATAATCTAAATCTGAATATCCAACCACATCTAAATGATCAGGTTTTCTATAAGTGAGCATATGATTTTTCGTTCCTTGTAAGTATCACAACACTTTCTTTGTAGCCTTCCAGTGATCCATTCCGGGATTACTTAGATATCGGCCCAACATCCCAACAGCAAAATTGATGTCTGGCCTTGTACATGTTTGGGCATACATAAGACTCTcaactattgatgcataaggaatatctttcatttgctgTCGTTCCAAGTCATTCTTTGGACATTGATTGAGACTAAACTTATCTCCTTTCTAAATTGGAACGGGACTTGATGAGCATTTTTTcattctaaatctctctaatactttattaatataggttttcTAAGACAATCCCAACAATCCTTATgatctatttcaaaatatttctatttcaatAACACAGGATGCCTCACCCATAACTTTCATTTCAAAGTtgttagagagatatttcttAGTATCATGCAACAAACCAAGATTATTAGTAGCAAGCAAGATGTTATCAACatacaagactaacataataaactaCTCCCACAGACCTTCAGATATATACACCGATCAACAGTGTTTTCTTTAAATTCAAAGGTGACAATCgtttcattaaacttaagataccattgtCGGGAAGCTTGTTTAAGTCCGTATATAGACTTCTTAAGTTTGCACACCATGTGTTcctttccttta contains:
- the LOC107840556 gene encoding subtilisin-like protease SBT1.6 — translated: MASLLLLTLFLCFTFTSIPFFSPVYSEPAAKTYIFRVDSFSKPAVFPTHYHWYSSEFTEPVNILHVYDNVFHGFSASLSPSQAASVLQHPSILASFEDRRRQLHTTRSPQFLGLRNQKGLWSESDYGSDVIVGVLDTGIWPERRSFSDLNLGPVPTRWKGVCETGDKFTAQNCNRKIIGARFFSKGHEAAPGFGPIGGGINDTVEFRSPRDADGHGTHTASTAAGRHAFRASMSGYASGIAKGVAPKARLAVYKVCWKNSGCFDSDILAAFDAAVSDGVDVISISIGGGDGISSPYYLDPIAIGAYGAVSRGVFVSSSAGNDGPNGMSVTNLAPWLTTVGAGTIDRNFPAEVILGDGRKLSGVSLYAGKPLSGKMYPIVYPGKSGVLSASLCMENSLDPHLVRGKIVICDRGSNPRVAKGLVVSKAGGVGMILTNGVSNGEGLVGDAHLIPTCAIGANEGDAIKAYISKNPTASATLNFHGTVIGVKPAPVVASFSGRGPNGLNPEILKPDLIAPGVNILAAWTDAVGPTGLDLDNRKAEFNILSGTSMACPHVSGAAALLKSAHPDWSPAAIRSAMMTTASLVDNRLQPMTDEATGKPASPYDYGAGHLNLDLALDPGLVYDLANQDYVSFLCAIEYGPKTIQVITKSPVNCPMRKPLPENLNYPSIAALFSTASKGVSSKTFFRTVTNVGDANGVYRVKIEAPKGVTVSVKPAKLVFTEKVRKLSYYVTITVDSKNLVLNDSGAVFGSLSWVDGKHVVRSPIVVTQMSPL